DNA from Stenotrophomonas indicatrix:
GGCGTGGTCGATGCCATCGTTGCCGAGGACATCGGCAAGTTCCCGGACCTGAACCTGGCCGAGTCGCTGCAGCGCATCCCGGGCGTGGTCATCACCCGCGAGGCCGGCGAAGGCCGCAACATCTCGGTGCGTGGCCTCGGCCCGGAATTCACCCGCGTGCGCATCAATGGCATGGAAGCGCTGACCACGGTCGGCGCCGGTGACCAGAGCGGCGGCACCAACCGCGGCCGTGGCTTCGACTTCAACGTCTTCGCCTCGGACCTGTTCTCGCAGCTGCTGGTGCGCAAGACCGCCTCGGCCGACGTCGAGGAAGGCTCGCTGGGCGCCACCGTCGATCTGCGCACCGCACGCCCGTTCGACTACGACGGGTTCACCTTCGCCGCCAGTGGCCAGGCCAGCTACAACGCGATGGCCGAAAAGGCCGATCCGCGCATTGCGGCGCTGGTCTCCAACACCTTCGCCGATGGCACCTTCGGCGCGCTGCTGTCGGTGGCCTATTCCGAGCGCCAGGCGCTGGAGGAAGGCTCCAACACCGGTCGCTGGGCCAACGGCCCGAGCAACGGCAACTTCGCCGCGTCCTCGCCGTTCGCCGCCGCGCGTGGCGCCGATGTGTTCCATCCGCGCTTCCCGCGCTACGTGCAGATGGAGCATGAGCAGAAGCGTCTGGGCGTGACCGGTTCGTTGCAGTGGAAGCCGAACGACGCCACCGAGATCTCGCTGGATGCGCTGTACTCGAAGATCGACGCAACGCGAGACGAGCACTACATCGAGGCGATTTCCTTCAGCCGTGGCGCCAATGCGAGCGCACGCCTGTCGGGCAAGCCGACCACCATCGTCAAGAACGGCGAGATCCGCGACAACGCACTGCTCTACGGCGAATTCGACAACGTCGACATCCGCACCGAGAACCGCCACGACGAGTGGAGCACCGAGTTCAAGCAGATCGCGCTGAACGGCCAGCACCGCTTCGGTGATGACTTCACCCTGTCCGGCAAGATCGGCATCTCGCGCTCCAAGCACGAGAACCCGGTGCAGACCACCGTCATCATGGACAAGTACGATGTCGACGGTTACAGCTACGACTACCGTGGCAACAGCCGTGCGCCGATCCTCAACTACGGCATCGACCCGACCAATCCCAACGGCTGGGAACTGGCCGAGATCCGCCTGCGTCCGCAGTACGTGGACAACGACTTCGACACCGGCCAGATCGACTTCAACTGGAACATCAGCCCGGGCTTCCGCCTGAAGGGCGGCGTGCTGGCCAAGGACTACACGTTCAAGACCGTCGAACTGCGCCGCGCCAGCGAACTGGCCGTGCCCAACTTCGCCGGCGGCACAAAGATCGTGCCGGTGAACCTGACCGAGCAGGCCGGACTGAAGGGCATCAACGGCAGTCCGTCGAACTGGGTCGTGCCGGACCTGGATGCGATCGCCGAACAGCTCGACATCTACAGCAACAGCGGCACCTTCGCCGTCGCCCCGCGCGCCAACAATGTGCGCAGCGTCGAAGAGAAGGACCGTGGCGCCTACCTGATGGGCGAGTTCTCCACCGAACTGGGCTCGCTGCCGTTGTCGGGCAATTTCGGTGTGCGCTACGTGCGCACCAAGCAGTCGGCCACCGGGCAGTCGACGCTGGCCAACGGCACCGTCGAAACCACGGTCAGCCGTACCTACGATGACACCCTGCCCTCGTTCAACCTGGTGGCGGAAGTCACCCCGGACTTCCTGATCCGGCTGGGTGCGGCCAAGGTGATGAGCCGTC
Protein-coding regions in this window:
- a CDS encoding TonB-dependent receptor, which codes for MHSRNHEKKTPVTLLALGVALALAGNAGAQQQSANPNATDLDTVTVTGYRASVEKALDIKRGEAGVVDAIVAEDIGKFPDLNLAESLQRIPGVVITREAGEGRNISVRGLGPEFTRVRINGMEALTTVGAGDQSGGTNRGRGFDFNVFASDLFSQLLVRKTASADVEEGSLGATVDLRTARPFDYDGFTFAASGQASYNAMAEKADPRIAALVSNTFADGTFGALLSVAYSERQALEEGSNTGRWANGPSNGNFAASSPFAAARGADVFHPRFPRYVQMEHEQKRLGVTGSLQWKPNDATEISLDALYSKIDATRDEHYIEAISFSRGANASARLSGKPTTIVKNGEIRDNALLYGEFDNVDIRTENRHDEWSTEFKQIALNGQHRFGDDFTLSGKIGISRSKHENPVQTTVIMDKYDVDGYSYDYRGNSRAPILNYGIDPTNPNGWELAEIRLRPQYVDNDFDTGQIDFNWNISPGFRLKGGVLAKDYTFKTVELRRASELAVPNFAGGTKIVPVNLTEQAGLKGINGSPSNWVVPDLDAIAEQLDIYSNSGTFAVAPRANNVRSVEEKDRGAYLMGEFSTELGSLPLSGNFGVRYVRTKQSATGQSTLANGTVETTVSRTYDDTLPSFNLVAEVTPDFLIRLGAAKVMSRPGLGSLTPGATVAVAGGARTISSGNPMLDPIRATNVDLGFEWYFAEGAMAGIGLFYKDIESFVQTTREVRPYSDSGLPASLLVGTGASATDDFTYSKPVNTPGGELHGVEANYTQPFTFLPGKWANLGMQLNYTWVESKIQYINAAGQPVMKTDLTGLSKSSWNATLFYEGEKFAGRISATNRDDYLTQAPGQETGFNLDGYHGMTGTTVFDASIRYKISDQLELSLEGINLTNEASDEWVYSPLTGRLPLQYTETGRQYLLGLRYKF